The Jaculus jaculus isolate mJacJac1 chromosome 3, mJacJac1.mat.Y.cur, whole genome shotgun sequence genome includes the window tgccactttctgcatctggctttacatcagtggTTGGGAAAttagacccaggccagcagggtttgcaagtaagcacctttaaccactgagccatctctctggcccacagaATTTTCACAACCCTTTATTTGAAAAATTAGGTTTACTGAActataaattttttcatttattttaaaaaatccaattcCATTGCCAGCATAACAAACTTGGCCCTTTTTATTCAAGAAGAAATTTTCTTGATTGGATTTCCAATTTAAGTGTAAGTTGAACTACAATTTCTAGCTGAATTCTCAAAGCATTGTTAAATGGAAGAATCAATCTTAAATGAAATAGTAATCAGCAATCTTGAAGAGAACTTATTTTCTAATACACTGATGggaaattaaaaacaatgaaaaggaataaagaaaatttgTGAAAAGTTTGGGGTGGCATTATAGAATAATTTGGGTTATTGGGATTCAAGAAAAATAGGAAATGCCAAATAAACAGAAAGCCCATTTAAACAGAAAATTTCTCAAATTTAAACATGGATTCAGTATCCAAGTACATTAAAGTCAAACACCAGTCATAGTCAACTTAACAAAGTAGTTCTAAGacatgcagggttttttttttattttcatatttttattggtGCTGAGGAACAGTACACAAACGTTTCAATTGTACACAAGTCTTAACACATGTACCAAAAATCTAAAGACCATGTATTGTTTCTTTAGAAATTATTCCAGTGACACCCAGCTTCAATCTTAGAAACATTTTTCCTTATTAGGCTCTCGTGTACAAACATCTTCAAATGCTCACAATCTCTACTCAACTCCCACTGGTTCACAATTTTAGTGTCATATACACTGCAAATGCAAAATTTTCATCTTTCACAGTATGTTATCAAAATTATTAAGAACACTGGACTACCATGACTAGAGATGTCACAGAGGCACACAGTGCTGACAACAGGGCAGTGACCaagaaagttttttgttttttgttttccttaggAAATGGCTCTACTAAAAACAcagactagccgggcgtggtggcgcacgcctttaatcccagcacttgggaggcagaggtaggaggatcgccgtgagttcaaggtcaccctgagactacagagttaattccaggtcagcctggaccagagtgagaccctacctcgaaaaaccaaaaaaaaaaaaaaaaaaaaaaacagagtaggAGTAATTGAAAATATGACATATTAAATGTACAAATGTGACTCCATCAtcagggaatgtgggtcatgcattgtggggttagccatcagttatgaggaagaggcaatgtctctgtgtataatgtcccaacatgtggctctaacaataattcctccccctctttcacaaattttcctgagccatattgggttcgttttaggtctatttcagtgatgaggtcttgggagcctctgtgtctctggataactggtttggtaggagttgaatgttctctgtgtctctctccttcacccttgtgctggtaccaggttcaccaagaaagcagcactcttactcatttccccagtaactcttggtttcaactggggccttGTAGAGGTGCGATGGGCTGTTTCTTtcttcaggatctgtgtccatctgcaaaagagaatcaaattctccaatggagagtgaagtcagcaccagataaatggaataaccattattatcttagagagaatttaataggtataggccctcttgtagcccatgattggtgggagcttgataatggagagtgggcttgtgttttggatatggttctaacttgtttcccagctctaactatgggttccattccactgagtagatcagttagccaaatcaagagcagttggttacccaacatgggtgtatgccactattgcacttatataAGCAACACGTCAGGTTGTTTggtgctgagtagcttagaccatgagttagttggacagatgttgattattttcccccagtcactcatgtagcaccttctagcactagatgagctctttggggactaactctcttccagattccagccaggtcactccatgttctgtatcaacagcatatggtgtcttcagcagcagggtcttactactaacctttggtgggacatcaagcactgacagaaatctgccttcttttgggaaaccttgtaggtctctctgatcaacagctcattgtggatgttaaccatatactggtactgggagtttcaggaaaagaaggaagaaaaagataggtaatataaaagagatagagagaagagggagagaaagagagagagagagagagaaacaggagattaaggttagtcttcatcataccgtctccagggccctgtgattcaagtATTCCCTCacaggacctgatgaaggttcaaacatttagtctgtcttacaggatataaaattttatggtactattgccatttgggtccagtttggtGTCCCCCACCCCAATCCTTACCCTCCCTTCccatcccaccctccctattgcctgtcctcaagatgcttattaggtatgtcagcatctcaggcagattcaggttaggagccacagaggagtgagaccatgtgatgattatctttttgtgattgggtgagttcactgagaatgatctgttccagggttgaccatttttcttcaaattttattgtgtcatttttccttactgctttgtagaattccataatatagatataccacatcttggttatccatttctctaatgatggacatcttggttaattccagctcttagctattatgaattgagcagctataaacttagttgagcaaatctctctgaactgaggcatggagctttcaggataaatgcccagtaaggcaataactgggtctgttgctaactctatagtcaacctttttaagagtctctatattgctttccatcgtggttgtaccatcctacattcccaccaacagtggatgagggttcctatttctccacatcctggccagcatttgttttcatttgattttcttatgtttgctattcttactggggtaaggtggaatctcatagtggttttaatttacatttccctcatGATttggaatgatgaacattttcttaaatgtatttttgccatttatatttcttcctctgagaactctctgtcCAGCTCTTTGTACCATTTTATGAatgagttgtttgactttttattctttaggtttttgagttccttgtagattctagaaattaggcctttaTATAGTCAGcaaaaaattttcttccattatgtgagtaatctattggctctgcttaaggtatgtttgtctttgaagaaacttttcagctttgtgagatcccaatgattgagtaaTTATTTAAGTTCCTGAGATACTAGGGTTTTATTCTGGAAGTCTTTTCCATTTCCAATAtgatggaaagttcctcctactttttcttccagtactagccaagtttcagatcttatattgggGTCTTTGATggatttggacttgatttttgtgcatggaatgaactgagtttcattttcctgaatatggttatccaatttgtccattaccatttgctgaagatgttgtcttttttccagcctacaatgttagggcctttgtcaaatatcaggtagctgtATTTACTTgtcccaaagtccaggtcctcaattctgttccattggtttataatcctgcctttatgccagtatcatgctgtttttattgtatggctttgtaatatagctttagatcaggtatggtgatgcctccagaggtgttgctttggctgaggatatgcttggatatatgaGGCATTCTGCCATTCCATCTGAATTTTCagatctttttttctatctctgtgcaaaaagatgttgggatttttattggtattgcattaaatctgtacgttgcctttggtaaaattgccattttcacaccgttaattctgcctctccaggagcatgagaggtttttccattttctcaagtcctcctcaatttcatttttgagtgtttttatgttttcattgtatagatctttcacatccttggttaatattattctgaggtaatttttttgttgccattgaaaatggatcaatgttgcttatttctttttctgtatctttgtctttttatatagaaaggctactgatttttgtgcattgatttttttatcctgctactttgctaaaggaattaatcacctttaagggTTTTGAGATGGTGGTTcctgggtctcttatgtatagaatcatgtcatctgcaaatagggctaactttacttcttcctttccaatttttatcccttttacttctttctcttgttttactgcttgagctagagcttccagtactatgttgaagagcagaggtgagagtgtacacccctgtcttgttcctgatctcaataggaattcctccagtctttccccattaagtattatttggactttaggagctttatatatagcctttattatgttgagatatgaaccatccatgcctattctctccaatgttttgatcatgaagtgatattgtattttgtcaaaggccttttctgcatctattgaaattatcatgtggttttacTGTTTAAGCTTatgtatgtagtgtattacattgacaggtttccatatgttgaaccattcctgtgttcctggaattaagctatttgatcaaggtggataatgcttttgatgtgttgttgaatttggtttgtgaggcttttgttcaggatctttgcatctaagttcatcagggaagtaggcttatagttttcttttcttgtggcatatctgcctggtttttgttttttgatttttttttgtttattttatttatttatttgggagctatagacagagagagaggaggggagacagagagagaagtggggtagagaatgggcacaccagggcttccagccactgcaaatgaactccagatgcatgcgcccccttgtgcatctggctaacgtgggtcctggggaatcaagcctcaaaccagggtccttcagcttcacaggcaagtgcttaactgctaagccatctctccagcctctgcctggtttttgtattaaGGTGATATTAACTGCATAGAAGGAGTTTCAGATCTTTCCCTagtctctgattgtgtggcacagtttgagaaaaaattggtttcagttcttccataaaggtttgatagaattcagctgagaagccatcttttCATTTGGGAGAGATTTTTAATTACCtgttcaatctcaatgggtgtgctaggtttatttaggagattaatctgttctgagtttagctttggcaggtggtatgtgtccaggaatttatccatttcttccatattatccagttttgtgggaagaggtttttgaaataagtcctgatgattcttccaatttcacttgtctgttgtgatctctcctttttcatttctaattttgttaatttgaagcatctctctctctctctctctctctcttttttttttttttttttttttgcttgatcaaattggccaggggtttatcaatcttgtttattttttttttcaacaaaccagctctttgtttcatcagtattattaattttcttagttttcaattcattaatttctgctctgatcctaATTatatctttctgtctggagctttttgctttggattcttcttgcttttccagtgcctttaggtgtatggttaggttattgatttgggacctctctgtctttgttgtgaaggcatttagtgctatgaattttcctctaacgacaccttcattgtatcccataagttttggtatgatgtgttctcattgtcattcatttctagaaatttcacaatttcatttttttatttcatccactacccacttattgtttaaaaatgtgttgtttagcTTCCAGGTgttgatgggattcctggtgcatattttgttgttaatttctagtaatacaccagcattgtaatctgatatcatgcaggaaattatgtcaatattcctaaatatatggaggcaagctttatgacccagtatatgatctattttagagaaggttccatgggctgctgagaagaataggtagtctgtggatttggggtagaatgttctgtacatatccattaggtctacttgatctatggttttattgagctctctcacttccctgttaattttctgtttggatgatcaatctattgctgatagtgaagtattgaagtccccaactataatggtgtttatttctgttttgttgtcaaataggtttggttttatgtagtGGCCCTGTGTTTGGTGAGTAGAGATTGAtggttgtgatatcctcttgatggattgttccctcaataagtaggaagtggtcttctttgtcttttttggttacttttggtttgaagtctattttatccaatattaatatagctatgcctgcttgtttcttatttctgtttccttagaatatcatttctaccctttcaccctgaggaggagtctgtctttagtgctgaggtgggtttcttgaagacagcagattgaggggtctaattttctgatcaaccctgttagcttgtgtctattgatgggtgaattaaggtcattaatatttaagttaataactgtgaggtttaatttgatccctgccatattgtgttggtttatgtggtttggcattttcatggactttgaagttttatgtgccttctctgagtttggttactgtgatatgcttcttgtaggcacttgaggtggattatttgattcttctgtgtggagaatttcctgaaatgctctctgtaggtttggctttgtgtgcatatagttgtaaagctgagttttgtcatggaaagttttctttcaccatctattatgagggatacttttgctgggtagagtagtttgggttggaagccataggttcttagactttgcagtttccattccaggcccttctggctttcagagtttccattgagaagtctgaagtaattctgatggggttacctttatatgtaatgtgttgtttctccctagctgcttttaggactttctctttttgattgatgttaagagtcttaatgataacatgtcttggagaatttctcctttgttccagtctatttggagttctggtagcttcttgtaacttggtGGGACTTTCTTTGGAGAGAGTGGGGAACTTTTCTTCTATAAtattgttgaataagttctccatgcctttggtctggatttctttcccttcttgtattcccatgatctgaatgttgggacatttaagggtatcccttGGGACCCTGTAGAAGGGGTAGATGGGACTGCCAGATCCTGTGACAAGGTAGGACAGGGATATGGGACTGTGTGGGCCAGGTGACATGGGGGgtgtggaggtcccctgtggtgggagagctTAGGGAAGGGGGaaccctagcctgctggcctgtgttcatGCACAGAGGGGCAGTGGCATGTGGAGGTCCTTGGTAGTGGTGGGGGGCGAATGCCAGAGTGCTGACCTGGATCCACATACAGAGGTGGAGGGTGGCAACAAGTGGCAAGGTGTTCGCACATGGAGGTCCCCTAAAGGAAcgctagcttgctggcctggatCCACACACGGAGGTGGGTAGGGGAGTGGGATGGCATTTGCAAGCATGTTTGAACATGGAACCATGCATGGAGCTGCACTGGTCTGCTGACTGGGTCCTCTTGCCTGTGCTTAGTGCAGGAGGAGCctgtggctgggactatggctaggacgGCTGCTTGAGGGAACTGGGGTTCTAGTGGGCTACCCGAGAGCATAGGAATCAGCGGATTCCCTGCTTTGCTCCTCTGCGCCCTCTCACTGGAGGTGtattagagtctgctcacccCTAGAAGAACCAATGAACCCTAAATGTCTTGCCCTTCCTTCCCCTGGAGGTGCGGTgcagttaggcagatgccatcttgacaggAAGTCCTGTGTCTATTCTTTTTCtaatattgtatttacttatttgcaagcagagagagagagaataggtacagcagggcctctagctactgcaaataactccagatatatgggccactttgtgcctctggctttgcaagagtactggggaatcaaacccaggtcattaggccttgcagacaagtgccttaactgctgagctatctctccagccttgtgtgTCTGTTCTTAAACCCTTCACCTGAGAAGATTTTTAGCCTAAGACAGTAGTGTTGGATGGGGATGCTAGAGTCACAGTTCAGTCCTGTGTCAGTAGAGGGTCTGGGAAGAAAAAGAGTGGAGCTCTGGCTTGAGAGTAAGCTGAAATGGGTTTATATCCAGATTCCAGGACTCCAGGCATTTTAAGTTATTCAACCTCTATAAGCCAGTGTTACCCCCCTGAAACACACCAAAAGTAATCCCCAAACAGGAGAGTGATCTCCAGACTACTTACACCATACACAGTATAAAATTCTGATAATGAAAGTCATCATTTTGTACAGCTTATATGCTGGTAAAAAAGGTCTTTAAAAACAATGAGTTTTTTCCAGCAGGCCTCAAATCTATTTTGTTTCCCTCACAGCACCAGCAGAGGACTTCTGCATATAGACCCAAATATCTCAGCTTCTGGGACAGAAGTCACCCCTGCAAATGCAATGGATGGGACTGTTCCTGGGAGTTTTAACAACAGGATACTGATCCCAAACTTGATGATCATCATCTCTGGGCTGTTTGGACTAGCAGGAAACACCACTGTGTTCTGGCTCTTGGGCTTCTGCTTGCACAGGACTGCCTTCTCTGTCTACATCCTCAACCTGGCAGGAGCTGACATCTTCTTCCTCTGCTGTCACATTATAGATTCAACGCTGGTCCTCGTCAAGTTTTCCTATCCCAATATTATCTTCCTCCCCTGCTTTAACACTGTCATGATGGTTCCCTACATCGCAGGCCTAAGCATGCTCAGCGCCATCAGCACCGAGCGCTGCCTGTCGGTCCTGTGCCCCATCTGGTACCGCTGCCACCGCCCAAAACACACATCAGCTGTCATGTGTGCTGTGCTCTGGACCATGTCCCTGCTGTTCAGTATTCTGAACAGATATTACTGTGGCTTCTTGGACACCAAATACAAAGGTAACTCATGTCTGGCATCTAACTTTTCTACTGCAGCATGCCTGATGTTTTTATTTGTGGTTCTCTTTGTGTCCAGCATGGCCCTGCTGGCCAGGTTATTCTATGGCAAGGGACGGATGAAGTTGACCAGACTGTACGTGACCATCCTGCTCACAGTGCTGGTCTTTCTCCTCTGTGGCCTGCCCTTTGGCATCCACTGGTTCCTGCTCATCTGGCTTGAGATTGACTATGACGCACTGGCTTATGGCATTTACCTGGGGTCACTCGTCCTGTCCTCTGTCAACAGCTGTGCCAACCCCATCATTTACTTCTTCGTTGGCTCCTTCAGGCAGCAGCTGAAGACGCAGACACTCAAGCTGCTCCTCCAGAGGGCCCTGCAGGACACTGCTGAGGGTGATGAGCCTGGAAGCAGCCTTCCTCAGACCCTGGAGATGTCAGTCAGTAAAATAGATCAGTGATGAGCATGGGGTATTGGATGTGGCTTTGGTGGGGGGTGCACGGCCCTGCCACACAACAGTTGTCTGCTCTTCTCTTATCCTTGAGCCCTGGAAATACCTCAGTGATTTCTCAAAGTCTGCAACAGATTGTATTAACCT containing:
- the LOC101604311 gene encoding mas-related G-protein coupled receptor member A-like — encoded protein: MEDSTSRGLLHIDPNISASGTEVTPANAMDGTVPGSFNNRILIPNLMIIISGLFGLAGNTTVFWLLGFCLHRTAFSVYILNLAGADIFFLCCHIIDSTLVLVKFSYPNIIFLPCFNTVMMVPYIAGLSMLSAISTERCLSVLCPIWYRCHRPKHTSAVMCAVLWTMSLLFSILNRYYCGFLDTKYKGNSCLASNFSTAACLMFLFVVLFVSSMALLARLFYGKGRMKLTRLYVTILLTVLVFLLCGLPFGIHWFLLIWLEIDYDALAYGIYLGSLVLSSVNSCANPIIYFFVGSFRQQLKTQTLKLLLQRALQDTAEGDEPGSSLPQTLEMSVSKIDQ